One segment of Thermosynechococcus sp. HN-54 DNA contains the following:
- the aspS gene encoding aspartate--tRNA ligase, producing the protein MRTHYCGDVRLTDLGKTVTLYGWVDRRRDHGGVIFIDLRDRSGIVQIVSDPQRTPDAYAQADRLRSEYVVKIVGRVSKRPADSVNPKLATGDIEIYADHIEVLNTVRQQLPFAISSTENEQVREEVRLRYRYLDLRRERMARNLRLRHRVVQAMRRFLEDEAGFIEVETPILTRSTPEGARDYLVPSRVNPGEWFALPQSPQLFKQLLMVAGCDRYYQIARCFRDEDLRADRQPEFTQLDMEMSFMNQDEIIDLNEALICHIFKTVKGIELPRPFPRLSYQAAMDRYGTDKPDTRYGLELVDVSDILKDCGFKVFSGAIAQGGIVKILPIPNGNDRISNVRIKPGGDLFQEATTAGAKGLAYIRVRDNSEIDTIGAIKDNLSPEQKATLLERTGAAPGHLLLFGAGDTATVNKTLDRLRQTIAREFDLIDPTATHLLWVVDFPMFEWNAEEKRLEALHHPFTAPHPDDLEDLKTARAQAYDLIFNGYEVGGGSLRIYQPELQRQVFEIIGIDEAAAQEKFGFLLEAFEFGTPPHGGIAYGLDRLVMLLAGEDSIRDTIAFPKTQQARCLLTGAPSSVEPQQLKELHVAPAKPAKTTAKTTKHA; encoded by the coding sequence ATGCGCACACACTACTGTGGCGATGTTCGGCTAACGGATCTAGGGAAGACCGTCACCCTCTACGGCTGGGTGGATCGGCGGCGAGATCATGGCGGCGTGATCTTTATTGACCTGCGCGATCGCTCGGGCATTGTCCAAATTGTCAGTGACCCCCAGCGCACCCCCGACGCCTATGCTCAAGCGGATCGCCTGCGCAGCGAGTATGTGGTCAAAATTGTCGGTCGCGTCAGCAAGCGCCCTGCCGATTCTGTCAACCCGAAATTGGCCACAGGGGACATTGAAATCTATGCCGATCACATCGAAGTGCTCAATACGGTGCGCCAACAACTCCCCTTTGCCATCTCCAGCACCGAGAATGAGCAAGTCCGCGAAGAAGTGCGGCTGCGCTACCGTTATCTCGACCTGCGGCGGGAACGAATGGCACGGAATTTACGCTTACGCCATCGGGTGGTTCAAGCGATGCGACGTTTCCTAGAGGATGAGGCGGGCTTTATTGAGGTGGAAACTCCCATTCTCACCCGCTCGACCCCAGAGGGTGCCCGCGATTATTTAGTGCCCAGCCGCGTTAACCCTGGCGAATGGTTTGCCCTGCCCCAATCCCCGCAGTTGTTCAAGCAGTTGTTGATGGTGGCGGGGTGCGATCGCTACTACCAAATTGCCCGCTGCTTTCGCGATGAAGACTTGCGGGCCGATCGCCAGCCAGAATTTACCCAACTGGACATGGAAATGAGCTTCATGAATCAAGACGAAATTATTGACCTCAACGAAGCTCTGATTTGTCACATTTTCAAAACCGTGAAGGGCATTGAGCTGCCTCGCCCCTTTCCTCGCCTGAGTTATCAAGCGGCCATGGATCGCTACGGTACCGACAAGCCCGACACTCGCTACGGCCTCGAACTGGTGGATGTTTCCGATATTCTCAAAGATTGCGGTTTCAAAGTCTTTAGTGGGGCGATCGCCCAAGGGGGCATCGTAAAAATCCTGCCCATTCCCAACGGCAACGATCGCATCTCCAACGTGCGTATCAAACCCGGCGGCGATCTATTCCAAGAGGCCACCACTGCCGGTGCCAAGGGCTTAGCCTACATTCGCGTGCGTGACAACAGCGAGATTGATACGATTGGCGCCATTAAGGACAACCTCTCCCCAGAGCAAAAAGCCACGCTTCTAGAGCGCACGGGGGCTGCGCCGGGACATCTCCTCCTCTTTGGAGCAGGGGATACCGCAACGGTGAATAAAACCCTTGATCGCCTGCGCCAGACCATTGCCCGCGAATTTGATCTCATTGATCCGACCGCAACCCATCTGCTGTGGGTGGTGGATTTCCCCATGTTTGAATGGAATGCCGAGGAAAAGCGACTTGAGGCCTTGCACCATCCCTTTACAGCCCCCCATCCTGACGACCTTGAGGATCTGAAAACCGCCCGTGCCCAAGCCTACGATCTCATCTTCAACGGCTACGAAGTGGGCGGCGGCAGTCTGCGCATTTATCAACCGGAATTGCAACGGCAGGTGTTTGAAATTATCGGCATTGATGAAGCAGCTGCCCAAGAAAAATTTGGCTTTCTTTTAGAAGCCTTTGAATTTGGTACCCCGCCCCACGGGGGCATTGCCTATGGTTTGGATCGCTTAGTCATGCTCCTTGCCGGCGAAGACTCCATTCGCGACACCATTGCTTTTCCGAAAACCCAGCAGGCGCGTTGTCTCCTCACCGGTGCCCCCAGCAGTGTTGAGCCACAGCAACTCAAGGAACTCCATGTAGCTCCCGCAAAACCGGCTAAAACAACCGCCAAAACAACTAAACATGCCTAA
- a CDS encoding gamma-glutamylcyclotransferase has protein sequence MTTLRLFVYGTLKPGYQPHDKLCRPWLSAHQPALVKGRIYHLPMGYPGMTAEEGWVQGELLIFNDSPATLLSRIDAFEGYSPSLAPHLNVYNRQEVPVYDLNHQPLGTAWAYIMSTEWVREANGEWLPEGVWNRPTDLRA, from the coding sequence GTGACAACCCTGCGCCTTTTTGTCTATGGCACTCTCAAGCCTGGCTATCAGCCCCATGATAAACTCTGTCGGCCATGGTTAAGTGCCCATCAACCGGCGCTGGTCAAGGGTCGCATTTATCACCTGCCAATGGGGTATCCCGGTATGACGGCAGAAGAGGGCTGGGTGCAGGGGGAGCTGCTCATCTTCAATGACTCCCCTGCGACTCTTTTGTCCCGTATCGATGCCTTTGAAGGCTACAGTCCCAGCTTGGCGCCCCACTTGAATGTCTACAATCGCCAAGAGGTGCCGGTGTATGACTTAAATCATCAACCCTTGGGCACAGCATGGGCTTACATCATGAGCACTGAATGGGTGCGGGAGGCCAACGGCGAATGGCTACCAGAGGGGGTGTGGAATCGGCCAACCGATCTGCGGGCTTAG
- a CDS encoding response regulator transcription factor — MKILIVEDDPRIAAPLAKDLRHQHHTVDIAEDGLSGWDYAQATAYDLILLDLMLPRLDGITLCQRLRAVGCQALILMLTAKDTTTDKVIGLDAGADDYLVKPFKLEELAARIRALQRRSRELKPPVLCYGALQLDPASQMVTYDQTVLSLTPKEYLLLEHFLRHPGQVFSRTVLLDKLWAFDQEAGEGTVKTHITNLRHKLKAAGCSQELIETVYGVGYRFVPPHV, encoded by the coding sequence ATGAAAATTCTCATTGTTGAAGATGATCCCCGCATTGCAGCACCTTTGGCGAAGGATTTACGACATCAACACCACACTGTTGATATTGCCGAGGATGGCCTGAGTGGCTGGGACTATGCCCAAGCAACTGCCTATGACCTCATTTTGCTGGACTTAATGCTACCCCGCCTAGATGGCATCACCCTTTGTCAACGGTTGCGGGCGGTAGGTTGTCAGGCGCTGATTTTGATGTTGACGGCCAAGGATACAACCACTGATAAAGTCATTGGCCTAGATGCAGGTGCTGATGATTACCTTGTCAAACCCTTCAAGTTGGAAGAACTGGCGGCACGGATTCGGGCACTGCAACGCCGCAGTCGTGAACTGAAACCCCCTGTGCTGTGTTACGGGGCACTGCAACTGGATCCGGCGAGTCAGATGGTGACGTACGATCAAACGGTACTCTCCCTTACCCCCAAGGAATATCTACTCCTAGAGCATTTTCTGCGGCATCCGGGGCAGGTCTTTAGTCGCACAGTCCTCCTAGACAAACTCTGGGCATTTGACCAAGAGGCTGGTGAAGGCACCGTCAAAACCCACATCACCAATCTGCGGCATAAGCTCAAGGCAGCAGGTTGCTCCCAAGAACTGATTGAAACGGTCTATGGTGTTGGCTATCGTTTTGTGCCCCCCCATGTCTAG
- a CDS encoding cell wall metabolism sensor histidine kinase WalK, translating into MSSPMFTHIRRRLLFFNLLVFAVVLGGFAIAVRMVFVHNLREQLTNRLIAVAQGAAANVDIENGQLKIEEHGLPHELKKQAETLEWFDAHGRLLKQQGEALPYIPLNPKLTVAIHTHDPPLQLVTLPILREETKEIIGYIRISQELDEFNETIWQFDTGLIVGVITGILLSAVGSLWLNRQAMQPIEASFERLRQFTADASHELRSPLMAISSNTEVALKYDEGMRPEDREVLGAIASATDQMTRLIDDLLILARTDRQQPMTMRTINLSETLAQLIQLYKPQAQQQQISLEFSTDPQLLLRGDEAALIRAFTNLLQNALRYTSEGGKVSVTAKRLMHYIQVTIADTGIGIAPEHLSKIFERFWRADPSRHYVDGGAGLGLSIVQAVVQSHGGSIDVKSQVGQGTSFTVRLPLSH; encoded by the coding sequence ATGTCTAGCCCAATGTTTACCCATATTCGCCGCCGCTTACTGTTCTTTAATCTCCTCGTGTTTGCAGTCGTCCTTGGGGGTTTTGCGATCGCTGTCCGCATGGTCTTTGTTCACAATCTCAGGGAGCAACTCACCAATCGTCTCATTGCCGTTGCCCAAGGCGCTGCTGCTAATGTTGATATTGAGAATGGTCAGCTCAAGATTGAGGAGCACGGTTTGCCCCATGAGCTAAAAAAGCAAGCAGAAACCTTAGAATGGTTTGATGCCCACGGCCGACTTCTCAAGCAACAGGGCGAAGCACTTCCCTACATCCCACTCAATCCAAAGCTTACAGTAGCTATTCACACCCATGATCCCCCCTTACAGTTAGTCACACTGCCAATTTTGCGCGAGGAAACCAAGGAAATCATTGGCTACATCCGCATTAGTCAAGAATTGGATGAATTTAATGAGACTATTTGGCAATTCGATACTGGTCTCATTGTCGGGGTGATTACAGGCATCCTCCTCAGTGCTGTTGGTAGTCTGTGGCTCAATCGCCAAGCCATGCAGCCTATTGAAGCAAGTTTTGAGCGGTTGCGACAGTTTACGGCCGATGCCTCCCATGAGCTCCGCAGTCCCCTGATGGCCATTTCCAGTAATACTGAAGTCGCCCTCAAGTACGATGAAGGAATGCGACCAGAGGATCGAGAAGTCCTAGGGGCGATCGCCAGTGCCACAGATCAAATGACCCGCCTCATTGACGACTTGTTGATTCTGGCAAGAACTGATCGTCAACAGCCAATGACCATGCGGACGATCAACCTCTCAGAGACCTTGGCACAATTAATTCAACTCTATAAACCACAGGCACAGCAACAGCAAATTAGCCTAGAGTTTAGTACCGATCCTCAACTACTGCTGCGGGGCGACGAAGCGGCCCTCATACGGGCTTTCACCAACCTTTTACAAAATGCGCTGCGCTACACTTCTGAAGGGGGCAAAGTGAGTGTGACTGCCAAGCGGCTCATGCACTATATTCAAGTGACTATCGCTGATACGGGCATTGGTATTGCGCCTGAGCACCTCAGTAAAATTTTTGAGCGCTTTTGGCGAGCAGATCCCTCCCGTCACTATGTGGATGGGGGAGCAGGGTTAGGCCTATCCATTGTCCAAGCAGTTGTTCAGAGCCATGGCGGCAGCATTGATGTCAAGAGTCAAGTGGGTCAGGGAACCTCATTTACCGTCAGGCTTCCCCTCAGTCATTAA
- a CDS encoding MarC family protein, which translates to MVNTLFSFMFGILTALFPIANPIGAIPIFYSLTAKNTAKYRLRQARKITFNVFAVLTIFFLVGKFILSFFGISLAVVRIAGGLIVAHTAWQMVTPQPRLSNQEQLEAVDKEDISFTPMAMPIISGPGAIGIVIGFSTRCHQWPEYLGCVLGITLFSFITYFCLILGEPLIKGLGTTGIGALNRILGFLILAIAVQLIADGVITFIKYQIS; encoded by the coding sequence ATGGTCAACACCCTCTTTTCTTTCATGTTTGGCATATTGACAGCTCTCTTTCCCATTGCAAATCCAATTGGAGCCATTCCTATTTTCTATAGTTTGACTGCTAAAAATACTGCGAAATATCGCCTGCGACAAGCACGAAAAATTACCTTTAATGTTTTTGCTGTCTTAACAATTTTTTTCTTAGTGGGCAAGTTTATTCTCAGCTTTTTTGGAATTTCCCTAGCAGTGGTGCGAATTGCTGGTGGATTAATTGTGGCTCATACAGCTTGGCAGATGGTTACTCCTCAACCGCGTCTTAGCAATCAAGAGCAACTGGAGGCAGTGGACAAAGAGGATATTTCCTTTACACCTATGGCAATGCCCATCATTAGTGGGCCGGGGGCGATTGGTATTGTAATTGGTTTTTCAACCCGCTGCCATCAATGGCCAGAGTATCTTGGTTGTGTTCTGGGAATTACCCTGTTTAGCTTTATCACCTACTTTTGCTTAATTCTAGGGGAGCCTTTGATTAAGGGCTTAGGAACAACAGGCATAGGGGCACTGAATCGGATTTTGGGCTTTTTGATTTTAGCGATCGCTGTACAGCTCATTGCGGATGGGGTGATCACCTTTATCAAATATCAAATAAGTTAA
- a CDS encoding HEAT repeat domain-containing protein — MISRQHIQLVSLLELGVYWEYPLGGKKMDHAYFCPACFAEIAANDLICPVCGVNIHQWEQEHPSYEDRLINALKHPNSEARMGSIITLGNRGNPKAAIPLAECALTYSIDVWQAMEIVRALRKLPDSPEKTTALQMLLDHPARVIREEAAATLTQVTHETYF; from the coding sequence ATGATCAGCCGACAGCACATTCAACTGGTCTCACTTTTGGAATTGGGCGTATATTGGGAGTATCCTTTGGGGGGTAAAAAGATGGATCACGCCTATTTTTGTCCAGCATGTTTTGCGGAGATTGCTGCGAACGACTTAATCTGTCCTGTATGTGGTGTCAACATTCACCAGTGGGAACAGGAGCATCCCTCCTATGAAGATCGACTGATCAATGCCCTGAAGCATCCCAACTCTGAAGCACGCATGGGTTCAATTATTACCCTTGGCAATCGTGGTAATCCCAAAGCAGCCATTCCCCTTGCTGAATGTGCTCTAACCTACTCCATTGACGTTTGGCAAGCCATGGAAATTGTCCGAGCCCTAAGAAAGCTACCTGACTCTCCTGAGAAAACCACAGCCTTGCAAATGTTATTGGATCATCCTGCCCGAGTCATTCGTGAAGAAGCGGCGGCCACTCTAACTCAAGTCACCCATGAAACATATTTCTAA
- a CDS encoding PepSY domain-containing protein, with the protein MGLLGTVAIGGGAMAFKPQRHISYALAAQTDQKGGYDESDRYEAKNTAEEMQDEAQYRSLAKISPQQAQQIAEAAQGQKAIRVALGAENGSLVYEVRFPNAEVKVDAGNGHILKTELAGQEENDLHEAPLGGSIQVPNSDRP; encoded by the coding sequence TTGGGACTACTTGGAACGGTGGCTATTGGTGGTGGGGCAATGGCATTCAAGCCACAACGACACATTAGTTATGCTCTCGCAGCACAAACGGATCAAAAGGGTGGGTATGACGAGAGCGATCGCTACGAAGCGAAAAATACGGCTGAGGAAATGCAAGACGAAGCCCAATACCGTAGCCTTGCTAAAATTAGTCCCCAACAAGCTCAGCAAATCGCAGAAGCCGCTCAAGGCCAGAAGGCGATACGGGTTGCCCTAGGGGCAGAAAACGGTAGCTTGGTTTATGAAGTGCGCTTTCCCAATGCTGAAGTCAAGGTGGATGCCGGTAATGGGCATATCCTCAAAACGGAGCTAGCGGGTCAAGAGGAAAATGACCTCCATGAAGCCCCCTTGGGTGGCAGTATCCAAGTGCCCAATTCTGATCGTCCATAG
- a CDS encoding esterase family protein, translated as MRNYQRLVTALGCLGILFVGSYWYVFIAGAPQLDAPSVASNTGLSFEVQSFFSPAMGTERKYGIILPYGYYQNVQERYPVIFLLHGGHGNDYDYDKKAALTTVLYKLYETKRLPPSIVVTPDGNDRRGSSPFWDPQYYDGENGKIDTLIGQELVQVIKSRYRTVDDPKLWAIGGLSSGGWGALNIGLHHRNQFKILFSHSGYFTDKSGVNNSPLIYIKQIPKSERQQLHIYLDAGLSDGIFLVSTKNFHQELQKLGVDHEYHTFPGGHGLFGADIGWNYWHKHLFDSLSYVGHHFQQVLKASSPTH; from the coding sequence ATGAGAAATTATCAGCGTTTAGTAACAGCTTTAGGTTGTTTGGGTATTCTTTTTGTTGGCAGCTACTGGTATGTATTTATTGCGGGAGCGCCACAACTTGATGCGCCGTCGGTAGCCAGCAACACAGGTTTATCCTTTGAGGTGCAAAGCTTTTTCAGCCCAGCGATGGGAACCGAGCGTAAATATGGCATTATCTTACCCTATGGCTACTATCAAAATGTACAAGAGCGCTATCCCGTGATTTTTCTACTGCACGGTGGTCATGGGAATGATTATGATTATGATAAAAAGGCTGCTTTGACAACAGTTCTGTATAAATTATATGAAACAAAGCGCTTACCCCCCTCAATTGTAGTGACACCAGATGGCAACGATCGCCGGGGCAGTAGTCCTTTTTGGGATCCCCAGTATTATGATGGGGAAAATGGCAAGATAGATACATTAATTGGCCAAGAGCTTGTTCAAGTTATTAAGTCCCGTTACCGCACGGTCGATGATCCCAAGCTGTGGGCAATTGGTGGTCTATCCTCAGGCGGTTGGGGAGCACTTAATATTGGCTTACACCATCGCAATCAATTTAAGATTTTATTTAGCCACAGTGGTTACTTTACAGATAAAAGTGGTGTCAACAATAGCCCCTTGATTTATATCAAACAAATACCAAAATCAGAGCGACAGCAGCTTCATATCTACTTAGATGCTGGCTTGAGTGATGGTATTTTCTTGGTTTCAACGAAAAATTTTCATCAAGAGCTTCAGAAATTAGGGGTTGATCATGAGTACCACACCTTTCCGGGCGGCCATGGTCTTTTTGGTGCAGATATTGGCTGGAATTACTGGCATAAACATTTATTTGATTCCTTATCCTATGTTGGCCACCATTTTCAACAAGTCTTAAAGGCAAGTAGCCCAACTCACTAA
- a CDS encoding phosphatidylglycerol lysyltransferase domain-containing protein, translating to MILARMRLQLWITAIFTAIVGITNLVSAVTPSLPERIHILREVFPFPIRASGHLFAAISGFILLLLSNSLLRRKRIAWLITVGLLVISIVSNLIKGLDYEEAVLAGLLLIQLLSMRSLFTARSDSPSLRQGVVVLIVALLFTLAYGTLGFYFLDGHFKINGEVINFNLTGAIIQTFAMFFTEDNAGLEPQGRYASFFANSIYIVGAFTLTFALFMMLRPVLLRKEPATPTEREAAKRIIDEYGETSLARLCLLKDKAYYFSPSRKSVVGYVAKGRAAIALGDPIGPVEDRVETIMGFQKFCELNDWFPAFYEVLPNYLELYFSLGFDCLQIGEEAILNLKNFSLKGKSNQSLRTAINKFRKMNYEVLVYEPPIPSRLFKEIRAISDEWLKNKKGAEKSFSVGWFDLDYLQRSMISVLYSAEGEAVAFISMIFGYHKSEVTVDLMRYRSDLPNGAMEFLFVSTFELLKPHWEGFSFSLAPLAGVGESVHSRRVEKALCYLSKHLNQFYNFQGLHRFKQKFNPTWEPRYLIYPSWSALPDVVVGLVRADSGDRLLDYLRLGC from the coding sequence ATGATTTTGGCTCGTATGAGACTTCAGCTTTGGATTACGGCTATCTTTACAGCAATAGTAGGAATTACTAATCTGGTTTCTGCGGTTACACCAAGCCTACCAGAACGTATCCATATCCTGAGGGAAGTTTTTCCTTTTCCTATTCGTGCAAGTGGGCATCTATTTGCGGCAATTAGTGGTTTTATACTCTTACTACTGTCTAATAGCTTGTTGAGACGCAAACGTATTGCTTGGTTAATTACGGTTGGCTTACTTGTTATTTCAATCGTTAGTAACCTCATTAAGGGATTAGATTACGAGGAAGCAGTTTTAGCAGGTTTATTACTCATTCAACTATTAAGCATGCGATCGCTATTTACAGCACGCTCAGACTCCCCTTCTCTACGACAGGGAGTAGTGGTCTTGATTGTGGCACTACTATTTACCTTAGCCTACGGAACCCTTGGATTTTATTTTTTAGATGGACATTTTAAGATCAATGGAGAGGTGATTAACTTCAACTTAACTGGGGCAATTATACAAACATTTGCAATGTTCTTTACAGAGGATAATGCAGGTTTGGAACCCCAAGGACGATATGCAAGTTTCTTTGCAAATTCTATCTATATCGTAGGGGCATTTACCCTCACCTTTGCACTGTTTATGATGCTGCGCCCAGTGCTACTACGCAAAGAACCTGCAACTCCTACTGAACGAGAAGCAGCAAAACGAATCATTGACGAGTATGGAGAAACTTCCTTAGCCCGACTGTGTTTGCTAAAGGATAAGGCTTATTACTTTAGTCCCTCCAGAAAAAGTGTAGTGGGCTATGTTGCCAAAGGACGAGCGGCAATTGCCTTAGGTGACCCGATTGGTCCTGTTGAAGACCGAGTAGAAACTATTATGGGCTTTCAAAAGTTTTGTGAATTGAATGACTGGTTTCCTGCGTTTTATGAAGTTCTTCCCAATTATTTAGAACTGTATTTCTCCTTAGGATTTGATTGCTTACAAATTGGTGAAGAGGCTATCCTAAATCTAAAAAATTTTTCTCTGAAAGGAAAGTCAAATCAGAGTCTGCGCACTGCAATTAATAAATTTAGAAAAATGAATTATGAAGTTTTGGTGTATGAGCCACCTATTCCAAGTCGTCTCTTTAAAGAAATCAGAGCCATCAGTGATGAGTGGTTAAAAAATAAAAAAGGTGCTGAAAAGTCGTTTTCCGTTGGCTGGTTTGATTTAGATTATTTACAAAGGTCCATGATTAGTGTGCTGTATAGTGCCGAGGGAGAAGCAGTTGCGTTTATTAGTATGATATTTGGCTATCATAAATCAGAGGTCACTGTTGACCTCATGCGCTATCGTAGTGATCTACCGAATGGCGCAATGGAATTCCTATTTGTTTCTACCTTCGAGTTACTTAAGCCTCATTGGGAAGGGTTTAGCTTTAGTCTGGCTCCTTTAGCAGGAGTAGGAGAGTCTGTTCACTCTCGCCGTGTTGAAAAAGCACTGTGTTATTTATCGAAGCACTTAAACCAGTTTTATAATTTCCAAGGGTTACATCGGTTCAAGCAGAAATTTAATCCCACTTGGGAGCCACGCTACCTTATCTATCCTAGCTGGAGTGCACTCCCCGATGTTGTTGTTGGCTTGGTACGAGCGGATTCCGGCGATCGCCTCCTAGATTATTTGAGATTAGGATGCTAG